Within Spirochaetota bacterium, the genomic segment GGAGGATATCTATATTCTTGGCATTTCGTACTAAGAACTTAAGAAGAGATATATCAATCCTAAACTTCTTGCCGCGATCTTTGAGTTTGATAACTCTTAGTCCCTTTACAGCATTCCTATAATCTGTAAATCGTTTGTCATCTATCCTATGATAGGACGATATATGATTTGTAACCATGTTTCTGAGACACCTTAAATGGTATCATTCCCGGTGGCTTTACAAGATCAACATAATCGGTAAACCCCATCAAAGTGACAAACTTCCTTTTCATATTTCAAATTTTATTTACCTGTGTGAATAATTCTCAATCTTGTATGAAGGTGTTCGAAAAATGTATGTAATACAAGTATTTTACTATTAATACTATCTCTCAACTCTCCCGAATTCTTCAGACGGTAGTGTATATTTGAGATGTAGATGTTTTTCCCGAGATGTATTCCCACAACTAATCTTGATTGCCTATACAAAAGATTTTATAATTGAGATATACAGCAACTTTTTGAATACCTTCAACTTACAGCTCTACTCAATAAATAACTTTGAAAGACTTAACCTATCAGTCCAATTCACTGTAAGAATTTATAATAGTATTCACAATTCTATCCCAATTCATTTCAGTTTCCACAAAGTTTTTAGCATTCTTGCCAAACTCCTCAATCTTTTGCGGGTTGTTTAATAAGAAAATTATTGACGACTTAATTCCTTCTTTAATGGAATGTACACTGCTTCCATCTATGAGCAAGCCCGTGCGCTTATCTTCAACTATTTCAGGAAGAGCACCTAAATTTGTTGCTATAACAGGTTTTGAAAAGTGATAAGCAATACCTACAACACCACTTTGAGAAATTTCAGTATAAGGCAAAACTACTACATCAGCCCACTTGTAGAGTTGTCCTCCCTCATTCCAGGGAATATACCTTAACCTCATCTCAACGATATCCTTAAGGCGCTCATCACCCGAAAGTTTGTTTATCCTATCAACCAACTCATTGTAACCAAATCCTGAACCAACCTTACCAGCAACTATCAACTTGAGATTTTTGTAACCTTCTTCCACAAGTTCCAATACTGCTTCAAGTAATATATCCACCCCCTTCCTAGGAGCAATCCATCCAAAAAACAGAATGTTTAAAGTATTCTTATCTTTAACAACATTACCACTGTCTTTTGAATAGTATTCAAACAAAGACGAGTTATGATTACCCATTACTATTGAAACTACAAAATCGTCACTAACCTTATATTTTCTAACGAACTCCTCTTTTAACACCTTACCGTGAACGAATATTTTTCTTGACTTCCTTCTTAATATGTACCTGACTACTATTTTCTTAAGGTTCTCATCACCAGGATGTATTATAACATCGTGAAAAGTAGTAACTATCCTAACTTTTGAAAACAAGAAAATTATAAGCATTAGTATAGAAACATTGTCAACACCGTCGTTGAAATGAACGATATCTGGTTTAAATCTGATAATTCTATGTATAGTTCTAAGCAAACCAAAAGGTTCTCTCGGTATCTTAAAGACAGATAGATTCTGACTTAAGAATGGTTCAATCTCATTATACGAAGACTCTTTCAATACAATTCCAACTTCCACCCCTTTCCTTGATATAGCATTAGCCATCTGGACTGAATAATCCTCAGGAATACCCGAAGGCACAATCAAAACTCTCATAAACTCCTCCTAAATATCAAACTATGAGCAAATTTAATAACCTCCATCGCAAAATAGTCTCTAGTAATAAGGTTTACGCCAAAATATATCACACCTCCTATTGTGGTGTAAGTAATGATTTTTATTAACGCAGAGTCAATGATTACTAATTTACCAAACAATAACAAAACTACGAACATAATTAGTCCTATTCCCAGATATTTGAGACTTCTTACTGAAAAGATATTTTTTAAACCGACTTCTTTGGTAGAAATAACATATAACCAAAAATGAACTATTTCAGAAATTATTCTAGCTATAGCAGCACCTATGTAGTTGTAAGAAGGTATTAATATAGCATACAAGATTAAAGAAATTATTATGGTAGGTGTTACCACAAACTTTATATATTTCTTTTCACCTCCAGTGTAATATAGATACTGACTTAATACAGATAAGATAGGAGTCGTAATGAAAATACCTGAAATGATAATCAATACAGGAACAGAAGATATAAAATCCATCCCAGATACAACGACTACAACCTCTCGTGACAGAATAAGTATGCCAAAGAGTATCGGGGCCGATAGAAACCAAGCAAACTCTATTGACTTTCTAACAAAGTTTCTAATCTCCTCTTTATTCATTGATTCAGAATAGTAAGCTATTCTAGGAGCAATAACACTAGAAAAGGACAAAACAAGACTCTGAAATAACAATACTATTTTCAATCCTACAACATAAAATCCAACACTTTCATAGTTAGACAAGAAACCTAAAGTAGTCACATCCAAATTCAGATAAGCTCTAGTCAAAAAGCTCACTATCAAAGTTAGAACTAGAGGCTTGATATGCTGTAGTAGATCTATATCTGATAGATATAGACTCGCATATCTACGATAGAAGAAAGGATTTATAAGGTATGATACCAGACCACCTATAAAGAGGCCCAGAAACGCATATAGAATGTAATCCTGCTCTTTTGTAACGAGAAGTAGAAGAAGAACTACACCTATCAATCTAGTTATTATCATCCTGATGGAAACATAAGAATAATTCTCACGAGATATAAAGAGCCAATCAAAACCTAATGTGAATATAATTATGTTCAATCCTACGACATAAAAAAGTAATCTCTCAGACTTAAACTTGTCAAAAAGTTCCACTGTTATTACAAACAAGATTAGTAAAGAAAATACTAAGAAAGTGTTAATTATAACCAGTTCCGAAAATCTTTTGTTGAAAAGCACTTGATTATCTCTTACTTTTGATAATTCTCTAACACCATAAGGATAGATACCAAAGTGGAAAAACAATGTGAAGAATTCCACTATAGAGTTAGCAAAATTCACTTTACCAATACTTTCAGGTCCAAGCACCCTAGTTACATAAGGGAATGTTACTAGAGGGATAAGCAAACTAGAAAAGTTCATCAAAAGATTGTATATGTAGTTCTTCTTTATCAACGACATAATTATATCAAGTCCTTAATTTTAAAAAACATAGATCTATCCTATCAAAAATCCACAATCTACTTTCCAGATAATACTCAAGACAATTCTAAGAAACAATTGAACTAGAAAAAGAGTTTATAAAATATAAAAAATTTTCGTCAGAAACGATGAAATGCCTAATAGTCTTCTCTGGTAACACTATAAGTGGAGCGGAATACGTTCTACAAAACTATTTGAGAAACACAAAATATACAAATACTGAGTTTCTGGCAATATGTCCAGACAGTAAAACAAAAGAGTTTCTAGTCAATTCAGGATTAAACCCCAAAAACATCTTCATGTCACCTTTTCTGTCACAACTAGGTGTCAAAAAATCCAAATCTTTCTTAAAGGTTCTTCTACTGCTAACCAAGATAGTCCTAGTAATGATAGGTAGAATAACTGTTCAAATACTATCAATGTTAAAGAAAGTGGATGTTATACTCGGAAAGAATACTTATGACTGCTTATATATGCCATTCATAAAGGGTAAAAAGAAAGTAGTATTACACATTCTAGATATACTAGATAATAGTTTCACATCAAACTATATAAGGAAGATAATTCAGAAAAGAATAAACACTGTAATCGCAGCTTCAAATGAGGTCAAAAAATCCTTAGGAGAAAAACTAAAGGATAAAGTAGTAGTTATTTATAATGGTATTGAAACTTCAAATATTCATAGACAGGGAGACTACGAAAATAAACTAGTTTGGATAGGAAGCCTTGAAGGAAGAAAAAATCCTCTTGAGTTTGTGGAGATAATCCAAAATCTAGTTCAAAACGGAGTAAAGATAAAAGGAGTTATGGTTTATAAATACTACGAAGAAGAATACTCAAGGATAATACAAGATGCTGTCAAAGACAAAGATTATATTGAAATAAAGCATAATATACCAAGACATTCTGTAATTGAAGAGATAAAAAAGTCTCTTGCACTAGTGATAACGAGCAAAGTAGACCC encodes:
- a CDS encoding glycosyltransferase family 4 protein gives rise to the protein MRVLIVPSGIPEDYSVQMANAISRKGVEVGIVLKESSYNEIEPFLSQNLSVFKIPREPFGLLRTIHRIIRFKPDIVHFNDGVDNVSILMLIIFLFSKVRIVTTFHDVIIHPGDENLKKIVVRYILRRKSRKIFVHGKVLKEEFVRKYKVSDDFVVSIVMGNHNSSLFEYYSKDSGNVVKDKNTLNILFFGWIAPRKGVDILLEAVLELVEEGYKNLKLIVAGKVGSGFGYNELVDRINKLSGDERLKDIVEMRLRYIPWNEGGQLYKWADVVVLPYTEISQSGVVGIAYHFSKPVIATNLGALPEIVEDKRTGLLIDGSSVHSIKEGIKSSIIFLLNNPQKIEEFGKNAKNFVETEMNWDRIVNTIINSYSELD
- a CDS encoding oligosaccharide flippase family protein, whose product is MSLIKKNYIYNLLMNFSSLLIPLVTFPYVTRVLGPESIGKVNFANSIVEFFTLFFHFGIYPYGVRELSKVRDNQVLFNKRFSELVIINTFLVFSLLILFVITVELFDKFKSERLLFYVVGLNIIIFTLGFDWLFISRENYSYVSIRMIITRLIGVVLLLLLVTKEQDYILYAFLGLFIGGLVSYLINPFFYRRYASLYLSDIDLLQHIKPLVLTLIVSFLTRAYLNLDVTTLGFLSNYESVGFYVVGLKIVLLFQSLVLSFSSVIAPRIAYYSESMNKEEIRNFVRKSIEFAWFLSAPILFGILILSREVVVVVSGMDFISSVPVLIIISGIFITTPILSVLSQYLYYTGGEKKYIKFVVTPTIIISLILYAILIPSYNYIGAAIARIISEIVHFWLYVISTKEVGLKNIFSVRSLKYLGIGLIMFVVLLLFGKLVIIDSALIKIITYTTIGGVIYFGVNLITRDYFAMEVIKFAHSLIFRRSL
- a CDS encoding glycosyltransferase family 4 protein gives rise to the protein MKCLIVFSGNTISGAEYVLQNYLRNTKYTNTEFLAICPDSKTKEFLVNSGLNPKNIFMSPFLSQLGVKKSKSFLKVLLLLTKIVLVMIGRITVQILSMLKKVDVILGKNTYDCLYMPFIKGKKKVVLHILDILDNSFTSNYIRKIIQKRINTVIAASNEVKKSLGEKLKDKVVVIYNGIETSNIHRQGDYENKLVWIGSLEGRKNPLEFVEIIQNLVQNGVKIKGVMVYKYYEEEYSRIIQDAVKDKDYIEIKHNIPRHSVIEEIKKSLALVITSKVDPLPTVILESYSVGVPVISANRTGMREMVIQEKTGILYNSVDEIVSEWNKIFNFLTKQRDEIFENIKSLVKKKFSTESFVKGIDEILFGS